CCATTGCGATCACGATCTGTTTGTAACGTATGTCCGTCACATCGCCCGCTGCATATACGCCGGGTACCGACGTGCGGCACTCCTTGTCGGTGAGGATTTCTCCCGCGCGGTTGGTGTCGAGGATGCCGGCGAACAGCTTGCTGTTGGCCGAGAGGCCGATCTGGACGAATACGCCGTCGAGCGGCAGCCGTTTTTCCGCTCCCGTCGAGCGGTCTTTCGTGCGCAGGGCCGTCATGCGGCTGCCGTCGCCTTCGACCTCGAGCGTCTGCACGTTCGTATGTACCTCTACATTGGGGAGCGTGCGCAGCTTCTCCTGCAATACCTGGTCGGCCTTGAGAGTCTCCATGAATTCGAGAACCGTCACCGAAGCGCAGGTGCCCGCCAGGTCGATTGCGGCCTCGACCCCCGAATTGCCGCCGCCGATCACGGCCACGTGTCTGCCTGCGTAGAACGGCCCGTCGCAGTGGGGGCAGAAGGCTACGCCGCGGCCGATATACTCTGCCTCGCCCGGCACCCCGAGCCTGCGCCACGAAGCTCCCGTGGCGACGACCAGTGCCGGGGCGCGGAAAACCTCCCCGCCTTTGGCATGCAGCTCCCGGATGCCGCCGTCTATGTCGAAACGCTCGATGCGGCGGTTGTCGCAGATGTCGATCCCGTAGGCCTCCATGTGTCTGCGCAGGTCGCCTGCGAGCTCTGCTCCGGTCGTGCGCGGCACCGAGATCAGGTTTTCGATGCCTACCGTTTCATTGACCTGTCCGCCGACCTTTTCTGCCACGACCGCCACGCGGAGCCCCTTGCGGGCTGCATAGATCGCGGCCGAAGCCCCGGCGGGGCCGCCCCCGGCGACCAGCAGGTCATATTCGCGCACGTGGGGCGTTATGCCTGTGTCCGAAGTGCCGAAGCGCTCCTCGAGTTTGTCCAGCAGTTCGGCCAGCGAGCCGCGGCCGACGTGGATCAGCTCTTCGCCGTGGAAGACCGCCGGCACGGCCTGGATATTCAGCCGTGCAACCTCCTCGGGGAACAAGGCTCCGTCCACGGCCGTATGGGTGATCCGGGGATTGGAGAGCGCCAGCAGGTTGAGCGCCTGTACCACATCGGGGCAGTTGGTGCAGGTGAGCGACATGTAGGTCGTCAGCGCGATCTGCCCGCCGAGCGCCCCGATCCGTCGGCGCGTCGCTTCGTCGGGCAGGTTTTTGCCCTTGCCGTCTGCGTTCAGCACGGCCAGTATCAGCGAGCTGAATTCATGGCCGTTGGGCACTGCCCGGAAGTGGATGCCGGTGTCCTTGTCGTTGCGCAGAAGCCGGAACTCCAGTCCCTGCCCGTCGGTGATCCGACAGCCGATCTTCGCGGAACAGGCCGCCGTCTCTTCGAGCAGCTCGAGCAGCTCTCCGCGCGACGCATGGCCGGGGTCGGCCGTGACGTCGAACACGTAGGAGGCTTCCAGCCCCTCAAACAAGCGGAGCAACTGCTCCCTGAGTGCATGATCCAGCATGGCCCTTAGATTTTACCTACCAGGTCGATACTCGGTTTGAGCGTCTCGGCGCCCTGCTGCCATTTGGCGGGGCATACTTCACCCGGGTGTGCCTCGACGAACTGTGCCGCGGCGACTTTGCGCAGCAACTCCTCTGCATTGCGGCCGATGCTGTTGTCCTGGATCTCCACCAGCTTGACCTTCCCCTCGGGGTTGACGACGAACGTGCCGCGGTAGGCTACGCCTTCTTCCTCGATCATGACGCCGAAGCCGCGCGAAAGTACACCCGTGGGGTCTGCGAGCATCGGGTAGTTGATTTTGCGGATGCTTTCCGAAGTGTCGTGCCAGGCTTTGTGTACGAAGTGGGTGTCGGTGCTTACCGAGTAGACCTCCACGCCCATGGCTTTGAACCGGTCGTATTTGTCGGCCATGTCCACCAGCTCGGTGGGGCACACGAACGTGAAGTCGGCCGGGTAGAAAAAGAAGATCGCCCATTTGCCTTTGAGGTCTTCGTTCGTGACCGTTACGAATTTGCCGTTGTGGTAGGCCTGAACCTTGAATTCGGGTACCGTTGAATTGATGATTGATGTCATAGCTGTACTTGTTTTATTTATGTGAATATTTTTTGCTGCTTTAGTTTTCTTCCTCTTTGCTGATACAAAAATAGGGGAAATCTTTGTATAAATCAAATTGATAATATTTATGCAGTTATAGTTAAAATCTATGATAGTGCTTTTACCGCGCTCCGGCCTGTGTTTTGCCGTTGCCCGTAGATTTTATAAAAGTACGGAGCCCGGCGTATCCGTGCAATCGCAATTTCAGGGGAATTTTCCCCGCCCGATACCCGTTATTGGGGATATGCGCCGGAATCCGGAACAGGCGGGGCCGGGAACAGGATCGGAGTGCCCGGGGCAGCCGGGATCGCATCATGCGGGAATCCGGAATGAAGATTCCCGCAGGCCGCCGGGGTTTTCCCGGTGCCGGGAGCGGGGTGCCTGCAATACGAAAGCCCCGGAGCGTTAACTCCGGGGCTTGGGCTCTCCTCCCGCCTTGGGTGCGGGGTGTTCCTGTTTTATCGCATCGCGATCTGCGAGGTTCCGATCAGGCGGCCGTCGCAGAACAGTTGTACGGTGTAGGCACCAGCGGCAAAGCCTGTGCTGTTATAGTAGATACCCACTTCGAGATCCTGGTTCTGGTAGTCCACTTCGCGCATGGCCGAATAACTCAGGCGTTCGCCCTCGAAATCGAAAGTCGGCATGGCCTCGGTCGTCAGCACATAGCCGTCGGGCGAGGTGATACGGACGTAGACGGTCTTTTCGCCCGGTGTCGCCAGCTCGTTGGCCGTCAGTACGAAATCCACGCGCAGGCGCGCGGCATTCTTGATCCTCGATACGGGTTTGCTGTTGGCGTTGAGCGCCGAGAGACGGATGTCGCGGGCGCGGATCACGGCGCCGACACGAACCTTGTTGTCCAGTTCGGCAGCCTTCTCCTCGGCCATTTCGGCGCGCAGCTTCGCCGACGAGATCTCCTTGCGGTAGGTTACGTTCTCGTTGATGAGTTTTTTGTTGAGCGTATTGAGCGAGTCGATCTGGCGGATGTAGCTCTTCATGACCGTGCGCAGCGTACCCACCTCTTTTTCGTACTGTTTGATCTTGGCCAGGTTCCATGAACGCTCCTTTTTCAGGCGCGTCATCAGCGAGTCTGCGCGGTCGCGTTCCACGTTGAGGTTGGCAGAGATGCTGTCGTTGGTCACCTGCAGGTTGTCGTAGTCGGTCATCAGGCGTCCCAGGTCGTTCTGGATCGAGTCGCGGTCGGCCTGCAGCAGCTGGTTGTCGACCATCTGCTGGCGGTGTATGCTGAAATAAAGTACCGAAAGCGCCACCAGGATCACCGAGAGGATGATGATGACGATGCGGTAGCCGCGGATGGATTTTTCCGGGACGGGCTGCGACGCCATGTAATCGTCGTCCTCGAATTCCGAGGGGTCGTACCCTTGCTTATTTTCTTCCATAAAAACAGTTTTTCAGTGTCGAATTTACCTGATTGTTCGCCGGGTCAGGGTTATCCTGAGGCAAAGATAACAAAATTTTTATTTTATGAGGCTCGTCATCGGGTATTTAAGCCCCTTGTAGCCCGAAATATAGGCATTGATGCTGCCTACGCGGACGGGCGACTCGATGTAAAGCGGGATTTTGTTCTCGTCGTCCGAGATCCATAGCGTGAAGACCGTGCCGTCGGTGAAGGAGAACCCTTCGGAGGTGCCCAACTGGCATTCGAACTTGAGGGTCTTGAAGCGTCCCATGTTGCGAATCTTCTTCGTTTCGCGGCTTATGTACCTGTAATTCAGGTGCCGGATCGTGTCCTGCAATACCATCTGGAGGGTTGCGGGCTCACCGGGTTTGAAATCCTCGGCATTGGCCGAGCGCATGGTGAAGAAAAGCGCGATGGCATCCATGCTCCCCGGGGTCAGGGGCATGGTTTTCTCCTCGAAAGGCCGTTGGCGCCGCCGCCACCGGGTATGCACCTGGCTGTTGTCCCAGTCGTAGGTGTAATAGCTCTGGAACGTGTAGTCGCCCTCCTTGATGTCACTTTCGAAACGTACCGGGCGCAGCGTCTCGGGGCTGATCCATACCGTGTAGATGTCTTCGAGGTTGAAGAACCAGCGGTAGGTAGGCAGTGTGCGGCCGATGCCCTCGACCTTGTAGAACTTCCGGTCGTCGAGCTGCACCTCGGAGGTCTTGACCTCCACGGCGCCGACTTCGGTATTGGGGAACATCTTGGCCTTGTAGCTGACGCGGTAGAAAAGCTGCTCGCCCGGGTGGTAGAGCTGGGCTGCGGCAGGCAGCGCGGCGGTGAATAACAATATCGTGAATAACAATCGTTTCATGGGAAAAGGGTTTTTAATGGGTAAACGGTCTGCGGGTATGAAATATTACGAAATCATGGAAAAATCAATCTCTTCGCGTCCCGAATAGCGCCGTCTTAACTCCCTGAGGCCGCGGTGCTCAGGCAGGGAGAGGCCGCGGTCGCCGGAGAGGATACCGGCCGCTGCCTCGCGCGAGACGGTGAGTATCTGGACATCGAGCGTGGGGTTGGCGATCTTCAGATCAAACGCCATGCCGCTCTGGAGCGTGCCGTTGATATCGCCCGCACCCCGCAGTTTGAGGTCGAGCTCCGCCAGGCGGAATCCGTCGTTGGTTTCGCACATGGCGTCGAGGCGTGCCCGGGACTCCTTCGAGAGCTTTTCGCCCGACATCAGGATGCAGTAGGATTGTTCGCCGCCCCGTCCTACGCGCCCGCGCAACTGGTGCAGCTGCGAGAGCCCGAACCGCTCGGCCGATTCGATGACCATGACCGTGGCGTTCGGCACGTCGACGCCCACTTCGATGACCGACGTGGCGACCATGATATCGGCCTCGCCCGACTTGAACTGGCGCATCGACTCCTCCTTGTCGGCGGGTTTCATCTTGCCGTGGCAGATCGTGGTGACATACTCCGGCAGCGGGAAATCGCGCGATATGGCTTCGTAGCCGTCGGTGAGGTCTTTGTAATCCATGGCCTCGGACTCCTTGATGAGCGGATATACGACATAGACCTGCCGTCCCTTGGCGATCTCCTGCTTCATGAAGCCGAACAGGCGCAGCCGCGCCGCATCGGTGTAATGTACGGTCTTGATCGGCCGTCGTCCCGGCGGAAGCTCGTCGATCACCGAGACGTCGAGGTCGCCGTAGAGGGTCATGGCAAGCGTGCGGGGGATCGGCGTGGCGGTCATCACGAGGATGTGCGGCGGCTGCTCGTTCTTCGTCCAAAGCCGGGCGCGCTGCTCCACGCCGAAGCGGTGCTGCTCGTCGATCACCACGAACCCCAGGTTGGCGAACTGCACGCGGTCTTCGATCAGGGCGTGCGTGCCGATCAGGATGTGCACCTCGCCCGAGGCGATCCCTTCGAGCGCCAGCCGGCGCTCCCTGGCCTTCGAGGCGCCGGTGAGGATGGCGACCTTCACCCCCATGCCGTCGAGCATACGCGTGATGGTGGCGAAATGCTGGCGGGCGAGGATCTCGGTGGGCGCCATCATGCAGGCCTGGTAGCCGTTGTCCACGGCCAGCAGCATCGACATCAGCGCCACGAGGGTCTTGCCGCTGCCGACGTCGCCCTGCAACAGGCGGTTCATCTGGTAGCCCGTGACGGTGTCCTGCCGGATCTCCCTGATGACCCGTTTCTGCGCCCCGGTGAGCGGGAACGGGAGTTTTTCGTTGTAGAAGGTGTTGAAGACGCCCCCGACCTTCATGAACAGGAAGCCGTTGTTTCGGGCCAGACGTTCCGTACGGCGCGACTGGATGTTGAGCTGGATGCCCAGCAGTTCGTCGAATTTCAGCCTGTACTGTGCCTGCCGCAGCAGTTCGGGCGACTGCGGAAAATGGATGTTGTAGTAGGCGTCACGCAGCGGTATCAGCCCGTAGCGGGTTCGTACCTCGTCGGGCATGTAGTCGGGGATATGGTCTTTGGCCAGCGCCCATGTGTTGCAGATAATCTGGTACATGCCCTTGGCGCCGAGTACGTTCGAAAGTTTCTCGGTCGAGGGATAGATGCCCTGCATGCCGCTTTCGGCCTTGCGCGAGAGCGCCTGCTCCATGGTTTCCAGCTCGGGGTGCGCCATCGACAATTCGCCGCGGTAGAACGACGGCCGCCCGAAAATGAGGTATTCGCGCCCCACTTCGACCCGTTTTTCGATCCATTTGATACCTTGGAACCAGACCAGTTCGGCCGACCCCGTGGGGTCGGAGACGTAGGCCGTGAAGCGTCGTTTGCGGCCCGTGCCGGCATAGGCTACGCCCGTCACGCGGGCGCGGAACTGGAGCAGGGTGGGCGCATCGTCGGTGATTTCGGCGATGCGGTAGACTTTCGTGCGGTCGATATAGCGGAACGGGTAGTGACGCAGCATGTCGCCCAGCGTACGGATGCCCAGCTCCTTGTCCAGAAGCCGGGCGCGGGCTTCGCCGACGCCGCCTACGAATTTTATGTCGTTGTCCAGATAGTCCACACGACAAATATACGAAAAAACAGGAAATCCGTATCGCGTACGGGGTGTTATTCCGTTTACCGGGTGTTGCCGCGGGATATTCCGGGCTATTCCTGCGCGTCCTCCTCCAGCGTGACGTCGACACCGGTGCGTGCGAAACTGCCCCCGCACCATCCCTCGGCTTCCGAGACGCGGTCGGCTTCGGTGAATTCGACCGGAACGGACTGTGCCGCGAACTCCCCGCCGTTGGACGGGCCGTCGGTGTCGGTAAACAGGATGTCCGCCGTCGTTTCAATGGAGAATAATTGTCCGGGAAGTTCGTAGGAACCGTCGTCCCCGGTCAGGGCCTTATAGGGGCTGTTTTGTTGGAGTACCTCGATCCCGGGTATCGGGGCGCCGGTTTTGTCGGTTACCTTGCCGCCGACCCAGATATCTACGTGCGGCGTCCCGTACATGACGGGCGGTGGTTCTCCGTTTTTCTGTTTTTCGCAGGCCGTAGAGAACCCGAGCAGTGTCAGCAACAGGAAGGACAGGCGTTTTTTGATGCGTTTTTTCATGGCAGGAGCGGGATTGTGGTTGCTACCCGAAATATAGGGAATAAATCGGAATTCGCAAAATCGCGGATTATCTTTATCTTTGCATCACAATCGCAGAAGAGATGAATCTTTCGGAATACAGTCGCCGTCCGAGTTGCGAGGTGCGCATCGGGCGGGTCGTGATCGGCGGCGGGCACCCGGTCGCCGTGCAGTCGATGACCAACACCGACACCAACGATACCGAAGCCAGCGTGGCGCAGATCGAACGGATCGACCGCGCCGGGGGAAAGATCGTGCGCCTTACGGCACAGGGGCGGCGCGAGGGCGAGAACCTTGCCCGCATCGTCCGCCGCCTGCGCGACGAGGGCTTCGATACGGCCGTCGTGGCCGACATCCACTTCCTGCCCGAGGTGGCCGCCATTGCCGCGCAATATGTCGACAAGGTGCGCATCAACCCGGGCAATTACCGCACGGATCGCGGGGAGCTGGAGGAGTTGATCGCCCGCTGCCGCGAGCGGGGCGTCGCCCTGCGCATCGGCGTCAACCACGGGTCGCTCGCCAAACGTGTCTTCGACCAGTGGGGCGATACGCCGCAGGGCATGGTCGTCTCGGCCATGGAGTTCCTGCGTGTCTGCAAGGCGCACGGGTTCGACCAGGTCGTCGTGTCGATGAAGTCGAGCAACACGCGCGTCATGGTCGCCGCGTACCGGCTGCTGGTCGCGGCGATGGATGCCGAGGATATGCACTATCCGATCCACTTGGGCGTCACCGAGGCCGGCAGCGGCATCGAGGGGCGTATCAAGAGCGCCGTAGGTATCGGGGCGCTGCTCTGCGACGGCATCGGCGACACGATCCGCGTATCGCTGACCGAGGCCCCGGAGCACGAAATTCCCGTGGCGGAACTGCTGGTAAGGCACTTCGCGGAGCGCCCCGGGACATTTCCCGTGCTGCATCCCGAGCGCTACTCCCCGACCGAGTACCGCCGCCGTACGAATATACAGGTGCCGGTCGTGCACAGCGAACCGCTCGACGGCTTCCGCGTAATCGAGGCCGTGTCGGGCAATCCCACGGCCGAGCTGCGCGCCGCGATCCTGAACCTCGATACCCCCGAACCGGTCGTCGTGAAACGCCGTTACGAGGAGACCTCGCCCGAGGTGCTGGCCGTGAAGGCCGCCGCCGACCTGGGGGTGCTGCTGCTCGACGGGCTGGCCGACGGCATCTGGATCGACGCGCCGGGATTTGCCGAAGACCAGGTGCGCGAAATCGAGCTGATGATCCTGCAGGCGGCGCGTGTGCGGTTCTCGCACACCGAGTACATCGCCTGCCCGAGTTGCGGCCGCACGCTTTACGACATCGAAAAGACCCTCGCCGACATCAAATCGCGCACGTCGCACCTCTCGAACCTCAAGATCGGCGTCATGGGGTGCATCGTCAACGGCCCCGGCGAGATGGCCGATGCCGACTACGGGTACGTGGGTGCCGCACCCGGCCGCATCACGCTCTACAAGGGGCGCACGGTCGTGGCACGCAACATCCCGCAGCAGGAGGCGCTCGACCGCCTCGTGGAACTGATCAAGGCCGACGGCGAGTGGGTGGAACCATGACGATCCTGCCGCTCGCATACCTGCCCTCGGTCGAGTACTTCGCGCACTTGTTGCGCGGCGGGTGCGTCGTCGACCTGGGCGAGCATTTCGTGAAGCGCTCGGAGCGCAACCGTGCCCGTATCCTCGCTACGGACGGGGTGATGGAGTTGACCGTCCATGTGCGCAACGCCAACCGTCCCCGCCAGCCCGTACGCGACGTGCGGATCGACTATTCGAAACGCTGGCAGCACCAGCACTGGGGGGCGTTGGTCGCCTCCTACAAAGGGTCGCCCTATTTCGATTTCTACGCTGAATATTTCGAACCTTTCTACCGCCGGGAATACGGATTCCTGGCCGATTACAATGCCGAACTGCTCGGGCGGCTCTGCTCCCTGCTGAACGTACCCATGCCCGAGTTCTCCCAGACGTATGTCGATGCCGCCGCAGGCGACACCGACCTGCGCCCCAAACGGCGCAAAGAGGGCTCGGCGTTCATTGCCGAGCCCTATGTGCAGGTCTTCTCCGACCGTATGCCTTTCCAGCCTAATTTGTCGGTTGCGGATTTGCTGTTCGCCGAGGGCCCTGAAGCCGTTTCGGTTTTAAGACGTTGCCGACTCTGAGCGTCACGCTGTCGCGCAGCGGCCCGGCGATGGCCTTGATTTCGACCGTGCCCTGTAGCGACACCGAATCCGTGCGGTACTGGCAGGCGGCGTATTCCGTCACGGCCAGCGTGTCGGCTCCTGCGAGCAGCGTGGGGGCCCCGGCCGACGAGTAGATTTGGAATGCCTGCCGTTCGCCGTCGCGCAGCGTCCGCCGCTTGTCTGTAATGTGCAGTGTCGGTTCCTCCTTGTTCCACAGAGCCTTATACAGGTAGAACGCATCCTTGCGCTCGCGGCGGTCGATGGTCACGAGTCCGGCACCGTTCACCCCGTAAGGCCGGCGTACCGAACCGTAATCGAACATGTTGTTGATCCATGTGCCCCAGAAGAGCGAGTCGTTCTGGAGGTTCTTGGCGTACTGCTCGTGGAAGCGTGTCTGACGCTCTTCGGGCATCCAGTTCGCGCGGGGTGCCGCCTGTGCCGTATAGCTCTTGTGTCCGATGAAGCCGCTGCCCCCGTAACAGATTCCCGAGCGGAGGTGTGACCAGCCTTTCTGCAGCTGGTCGCGCCATACGGTCACGTCGTCCGTCGTACCTTTGCGCCAGCCTACGTCCTGCCGCCAGACGATCAGGTCGGTGATGAAGTTGATATTGCCGTCCTGGTCGCTGCAGGCCACTGTGGGACGCGAGGGGTCGAGGGCGTGTGCCGCCGCGTTGAGCTTGGCCAGGTAAGGGGTCACGTCGTTGCCGCGTGTCCAGAGCCGCGAAAAGATGCCCCACATCACCACCGAGGGATGGTTGTAGTTCTGGGCGATGATCTCCTGCAACTGTTGCAGGCCGTTCTGTTCGAACTGCGGGGTGGCGTAATAGGCCACGTCGCCCAGGAACGAGGAGCGGTGGAACGGCGCATCGACCCACGCCAGCATGCCCAGTTCGTCGCAACGGTCGTAGAGGTATTGCGCATGGGGCATCACGGCCGAGCGCAGCGCGTTCGCCCCGAGGGTGCGGATCTGGCTGAGGTCGGCGTCATAGTCGGGCGCGATGAGTGCGCCGCCCGAGATGGCGTTGTCGTGGTAGAGCGTTACGCCGTGTATCGGGATGCGGATGCCGTTGATCGCAAAGCCGCCCGCCGGGGTCGCCGCGATGCTGCGGAAACCTGTACGCACGGCTACGCTGTCGGTGACGGTCGCGTCGCCGATACTTACCGATACCCGGTAGAGGGCCGGGCTGGCGGGGCTCCACAACCGGGGGGCGTCGACCGAGAAGGGAATCGTGACGGGTTTCCCGTCGAGGCGCGCCTTCTGCCGTTTGGAAAATACGCGGCTGCCGTCGGGCGCCGTGATGTCGAGCGTCAGGACGCAGCTGTTCTCCCCGCCGGTGACGAGGTGTATCTCCGCTTCGCCTTCGACCCGATCTTCGCCGACCGAGTTCTGGCGCACCAGTATGCCGTCCGAGCCGAGGTAGAGGGGCGATACGGCGGTCTTTTCCGTGAGGATCAGCTCGGCTTCGCGGTAGATGCCCCCGTAGAGGTTCATGTCCGTCGAGGTGGGAAGCACGTCGTCGCAGTAGTTGTTGCTGACCACGACCAGCAGCGCATTGTCGGAACCGAACCGTATCTTGTCGGTGATTTCGAGCGCAAAAGCCGTACCTCCGCCTTTGTGCCCGCCGACATAATAGCCGTTGACGAAGACGTCGGCCACGCTTTGCACGCCGTAGAATTTCACGAATAACCGTTTGGCCGCCCATTCGGCCGGGATATACATGTTGTTCTGGTAGTTTGCCGTTGTCTCGAGGAAATATCCGGTGCCGCCCGTGTCGGTATTCCAGGTGTGGGGCAGCGTAACATGCCGGGCATTGTCGCTGCTGTTCTCCGACTTGAAGAAGAAACGCCATCCCTCGTTCAGGGGGAATACCTCGCGGGCCTGTGCGAAGGCGCAGGCGGCGAGGAGCATGAGTGTCGCTATGTATCGTTTCATTGTCGCGGATGGTTTTGGT
This Alistipes onderdonkii DNA region includes the following protein-coding sequences:
- the ahpF gene encoding alkyl hydroperoxide reductase subunit F, with protein sequence MLDHALREQLLRLFEGLEASYVFDVTADPGHASRGELLELLEETAACSAKIGCRITDGQGLEFRLLRNDKDTGIHFRAVPNGHEFSSLILAVLNADGKGKNLPDEATRRRIGALGGQIALTTYMSLTCTNCPDVVQALNLLALSNPRITHTAVDGALFPEEVARLNIQAVPAVFHGEELIHVGRGSLAELLDKLEERFGTSDTGITPHVREYDLLVAGGGPAGASAAIYAARKGLRVAVVAEKVGGQVNETVGIENLISVPRTTGAELAGDLRRHMEAYGIDICDNRRIERFDIDGGIRELHAKGGEVFRAPALVVATGASWRRLGVPGEAEYIGRGVAFCPHCDGPFYAGRHVAVIGGGNSGVEAAIDLAGTCASVTVLEFMETLKADQVLQEKLRTLPNVEVHTNVQTLEVEGDGSRMTALRTKDRSTGAEKRLPLDGVFVQIGLSANSKLFAGILDTNRAGEILTDKECRTSVPGVYAAGDVTDIRYKQIVIAMGEGAKAALSASEDRIKGII
- the ahpC gene encoding alkyl hydroperoxide reductase subunit C, encoding MTSIINSTVPEFKVQAYHNGKFVTVTNEDLKGKWAIFFFYPADFTFVCPTELVDMADKYDRFKAMGVEVYSVSTDTHFVHKAWHDTSESIRKINYPMLADPTGVLSRGFGVMIEEEGVAYRGTFVVNPEGKVKLVEIQDNSIGRNAEELLRKVAAAQFVEAHPGEVCPAKWQQGAETLKPSIDLVGKI
- a CDS encoding DUF3108 domain-containing protein; the encoded protein is MKRLLFTILLFTAALPAAAQLYHPGEQLFYRVSYKAKMFPNTEVGAVEVKTSEVQLDDRKFYKVEGIGRTLPTYRWFFNLEDIYTVWISPETLRPVRFESDIKEGDYTFQSYYTYDWDNSQVHTRWRRRQRPFEEKTMPLTPGSMDAIALFFTMRSANAEDFKPGEPATLQMVLQDTIRHLNYRYISRETKKIRNMGRFKTLKFECQLGTSEGFSFTDGTVFTLWISDDENKIPLYIESPVRVGSINAYISGYKGLKYPMTSLIK
- the recG gene encoding ATP-dependent DNA helicase RecG, encoding MDYLDNDIKFVGGVGEARARLLDKELGIRTLGDMLRHYPFRYIDRTKVYRIAEITDDAPTLLQFRARVTGVAYAGTGRKRRFTAYVSDPTGSAELVWFQGIKWIEKRVEVGREYLIFGRPSFYRGELSMAHPELETMEQALSRKAESGMQGIYPSTEKLSNVLGAKGMYQIICNTWALAKDHIPDYMPDEVRTRYGLIPLRDAYYNIHFPQSPELLRQAQYRLKFDELLGIQLNIQSRRTERLARNNGFLFMKVGGVFNTFYNEKLPFPLTGAQKRVIREIRQDTVTGYQMNRLLQGDVGSGKTLVALMSMLLAVDNGYQACMMAPTEILARQHFATITRMLDGMGVKVAILTGASKARERRLALEGIASGEVHILIGTHALIEDRVQFANLGFVVIDEQHRFGVEQRARLWTKNEQPPHILVMTATPIPRTLAMTLYGDLDVSVIDELPPGRRPIKTVHYTDAARLRLFGFMKQEIAKGRQVYVVYPLIKESEAMDYKDLTDGYEAISRDFPLPEYVTTICHGKMKPADKEESMRQFKSGEADIMVATSVIEVGVDVPNATVMVIESAERFGLSQLHQLRGRVGRGGEQSYCILMSGEKLSKESRARLDAMCETNDGFRLAELDLKLRGAGDINGTLQSGMAFDLKIANPTLDVQILTVSREAAAGILSGDRGLSLPEHRGLRELRRRYSGREEIDFSMIS
- a CDS encoding radical SAM-associated putative lipoprotein, encoding MKKRIKKRLSFLLLTLLGFSTACEKQKNGEPPPVMYGTPHVDIWVGGKVTDKTGAPIPGIEVLQQNSPYKALTGDDGSYELPGQLFSIETTADILFTDTDGPSNGGEFAAQSVPVEFTEADRVSEAEGWCGGSFARTGVDVTLEEDAQE
- the ispG gene encoding (E)-4-hydroxy-3-methylbut-2-enyl-diphosphate synthase, with the protein product MNLSEYSRRPSCEVRIGRVVIGGGHPVAVQSMTNTDTNDTEASVAQIERIDRAGGKIVRLTAQGRREGENLARIVRRLRDEGFDTAVVADIHFLPEVAAIAAQYVDKVRINPGNYRTDRGELEELIARCRERGVALRIGVNHGSLAKRVFDQWGDTPQGMVVSAMEFLRVCKAHGFDQVVVSMKSSNTRVMVAAYRLLVAAMDAEDMHYPIHLGVTEAGSGIEGRIKSAVGIGALLCDGIGDTIRVSLTEAPEHEIPVAELLVRHFAERPGTFPVLHPERYSPTEYRRRTNIQVPVVHSEPLDGFRVIEAVSGNPTAELRAAILNLDTPEPVVVKRRYEETSPEVLAVKAAADLGVLLLDGLADGIWIDAPGFAEDQVREIELMILQAARVRFSHTEYIACPSCGRTLYDIEKTLADIKSRTSHLSNLKIGVMGCIVNGPGEMADADYGYVGAAPGRITLYKGRTVVARNIPQQEALDRLVELIKADGEWVEP
- a CDS encoding WbqC family protein; translated protein: MTILPLAYLPSVEYFAHLLRGGCVVDLGEHFVKRSERNRARILATDGVMELTVHVRNANRPRQPVRDVRIDYSKRWQHQHWGALVASYKGSPYFDFYAEYFEPFYRREYGFLADYNAELLGRLCSLLNVPMPEFSQTYVDAAAGDTDLRPKRRKEGSAFIAEPYVQVFSDRMPFQPNLSVADLLFAEGPEAVSVLRRCRL
- a CDS encoding glycoside hydrolase family 2 protein, coding for MKRYIATLMLLAACAFAQAREVFPLNEGWRFFFKSENSSDNARHVTLPHTWNTDTGGTGYFLETTANYQNNMYIPAEWAAKRLFVKFYGVQSVADVFVNGYYVGGHKGGGTAFALEITDKIRFGSDNALLVVVSNNYCDDVLPTSTDMNLYGGIYREAELILTEKTAVSPLYLGSDGILVRQNSVGEDRVEGEAEIHLVTGGENSCVLTLDITAPDGSRVFSKRQKARLDGKPVTIPFSVDAPRLWSPASPALYRVSVSIGDATVTDSVAVRTGFRSIAATPAGGFAINGIRIPIHGVTLYHDNAISGGALIAPDYDADLSQIRTLGANALRSAVMPHAQYLYDRCDELGMLAWVDAPFHRSSFLGDVAYYATPQFEQNGLQQLQEIIAQNYNHPSVVMWGIFSRLWTRGNDVTPYLAKLNAAAHALDPSRPTVACSDQDGNINFITDLIVWRQDVGWRKGTTDDVTVWRDQLQKGWSHLRSGICYGGSGFIGHKSYTAQAAPRANWMPEERQTRFHEQYAKNLQNDSLFWGTWINNMFDYGSVRRPYGVNGAGLVTIDRRERKDAFYLYKALWNKEEPTLHITDKRRTLRDGERQAFQIYSSAGAPTLLAGADTLAVTEYAACQYRTDSVSLQGTVEIKAIAGPLRDSVTLRVGNVLKPKRLQGPRRTANPQPTN